The following proteins come from a genomic window of Macadamia integrifolia cultivar HAES 741 chromosome 14, SCU_Mint_v3, whole genome shotgun sequence:
- the LOC122060790 gene encoding ABC transporter F family member 4-like — MKEKKMGFSCSKEGQGRGKNSCWSSNVSGGEGEGQRANPGAGGEEKLTGPVVDGEGSIEEERTNSGDRLQVGVVDRRQIHGQSDLVNIAEEWANGSGGPRGPSRLSLEPKRREKEEKRRRHGCIRLPRNRKEKEEGEKEKRRVTGSVKRNKKGGEDEEEEEEEETLAAEDGGGGKALERIYECLEALDATIAEKRAAEILFGLGFDKKMQAKKTQDFSGGWRMRIALARALFMNPTILLIDEPTNHLDLEACVWLEEMLKNFECILVVISHSQDFLNGVCTNIIHMQSKKLKLYTGNYD; from the exons atgaaggagaagaagatgggtttCAGTTGCAGCAAGGAGGGGCAAGGAAGGGGAAAGAATAGCTGCTGGTCAAGCAACGTCAGcggaggagagggagagggccAGCGAGCCAATCCGGGAGCAGGGGGAGAAGAAAAGCTCACCGGACCAGTAGTCGATGGAGAAGGGAGCATAGAAGAGGAGAGAACAAACAGTGGAGATCGATTGCAGGTCGGAGTAGTGGATCGACGACAGATCCATGGTCAATCTGACCTTGTGAACATAGCGGAAGAGTGGGCTAACGGTTCAGGAGGTCCACGAGGTCCTAGCAGATTATCACTAGAACCCAAGAGAcgggagaaggaagagaaaaggaggCGTCATGGGTGCATACGTCTCCCGA ggaacagaaaagaaaaagaagaaggagagaaggagaagaggcgagTTACAGGTTCGGTTAAGAGGAAcaaaaaaggaggagaagatgaagaagaagaagaagaagaagaaacccttGCAGCAGaggatggtggtggtggcaaaGCCTTGGAGCGCATTTATGAATGCTTGGAAGCTTTGGATGCAACAATTGCAGAGAAGCGTGCTGCTGAGATCTTGTTTGGTCTTGGATTCGACAAAAAGATGCAAGCTAAAAAAACTCAGGATTTCTCAGGTGGCTGGAGAATGAGAATTGCTTTAGCACGGGCCTTGTTCATGAATCCAACAATCCTTTTGATTGATGAACCCACAAACCATCTAGATTTAGAGGCTTGTGTTTGGTTGGAAGAGATGTTGAAGAATTTTGAGTGCATATTGGTTGTAATATCGCACTCACAGGACTTCCTAAATGGTGTCTGCACAAATATTATCCACATGCAGAGCAAAAAGCTGAAGCTCTATACTGGCAACTATGACTAG